In one Arthrobacter jinronghuae genomic region, the following are encoded:
- a CDS encoding FAD/NAD(P)-binding protein yields MDHTQSFRVAVIGAGPRGLSVVDRLLTNRRASAHRRPLRIELIDPFRPGPGHVWRTNQSRLFLMNTPALFPTVVPAGDTVRDLLPSPAGLSFNQWRELMGAGTSAADSLSAGDRQELAALGPADFPSRPLYGRYLEWTYRQLQKTAADDGVELVHRRTEALGISREAAGRLIVELEGQQVLATDAVVLALGHLPALLSPEQARLQDAAQRHGLTYLPPAVPADVDFSRLAAGEPVLVRGLGLNFFDVMAAATIGRGGRYVSTGQPAGRALRYEPSGREPQLIAASRRGTPYRAKAKLDSYVPRGVHLRWLTRDRALALRADGLLPGFDHDLWPLLHRDAVWAYYSTLARVAPAELNGTAAEFQDQLEAALNLPGPEWDAAKEAVLDTYVPSNRRTNLEALAQPLGRRPFSGAEDADNAVLAYLEDDAAGSAAGEDDPLKMAIGALNAGRSLLKAVVADGGLAEASWLSELRGWFEPLVEGLASGPPPERIEQLAALVRAGLVHFVGPDPRFDVDEARGVFTASSPWVGTEYAASTLMEAMMPPNRVDRSVSPLLAGLIRDGLARPKVMMSADGTPVLTPGLDVTLPPYRAVGVSGEPVENLFVLGLQLSSVQWGTAIAAEAGAPAAEGSRTLQDADAIAAAVLSAAASTAGSDSRATAPEPSAGQDQPAVLG; encoded by the coding sequence ATGGATCACACGCAGAGTTTCCGGGTAGCTGTCATTGGCGCAGGACCCCGCGGCCTCTCTGTAGTGGACCGGCTGCTGACCAATCGGCGTGCTTCTGCGCATCGCCGGCCCCTGCGCATTGAACTGATTGACCCGTTTCGTCCGGGTCCGGGGCACGTCTGGCGGACCAACCAGTCGCGGCTGTTCCTAATGAACACCCCGGCACTGTTTCCCACCGTGGTCCCGGCAGGGGATACGGTCCGTGACTTGCTGCCCTCGCCTGCAGGACTCTCCTTCAACCAGTGGCGCGAGCTCATGGGCGCCGGTACCAGTGCGGCGGACAGTCTCTCCGCCGGAGACCGACAGGAGCTGGCCGCGCTTGGTCCCGCGGATTTCCCCAGCCGTCCGTTGTACGGGCGGTATCTGGAGTGGACTTACCGCCAGCTGCAGAAAACGGCCGCCGATGACGGCGTGGAGCTCGTACACCGCCGCACCGAAGCGTTGGGCATCTCCCGCGAAGCGGCCGGCCGGCTGATCGTCGAGCTGGAAGGACAGCAGGTTCTGGCGACCGACGCCGTAGTGCTGGCCCTGGGGCACCTGCCCGCACTGCTTTCCCCGGAACAGGCACGGCTGCAGGACGCCGCCCAACGCCACGGCCTGACCTACCTTCCGCCGGCCGTGCCGGCCGACGTCGACTTCTCCCGCCTGGCCGCCGGGGAACCGGTGCTGGTGCGCGGACTGGGCCTGAATTTCTTTGACGTGATGGCTGCCGCCACCATCGGCCGCGGCGGGCGGTATGTGTCCACCGGGCAGCCTGCCGGCCGCGCCCTGCGCTACGAACCCTCGGGCCGGGAACCGCAGCTGATCGCCGCTTCACGCCGCGGCACGCCCTACCGGGCCAAGGCGAAACTGGACTCCTACGTTCCCCGCGGAGTCCACCTCCGCTGGCTGACCCGCGACAGGGCGCTCGCCTTGCGGGCCGACGGACTGTTGCCCGGTTTCGACCACGATCTCTGGCCCTTGCTGCACCGTGACGCCGTCTGGGCGTATTACAGCACGCTCGCCCGGGTGGCCCCCGCCGAGCTGAACGGCACCGCAGCCGAGTTCCAGGACCAGCTGGAAGCGGCACTGAACCTTCCGGGACCGGAGTGGGACGCCGCGAAGGAAGCGGTGCTGGATACCTACGTTCCGTCCAACCGCCGCACCAATCTTGAAGCCCTGGCGCAGCCGCTGGGCCGCCGGCCGTTCAGCGGGGCCGAGGATGCGGACAACGCCGTCCTGGCCTACCTGGAGGATGACGCCGCCGGATCCGCCGCCGGGGAAGACGACCCGCTGAAGATGGCAATCGGAGCCCTGAACGCCGGACGCAGCCTGCTGAAAGCGGTGGTGGCCGACGGCGGCCTGGCCGAAGCGTCCTGGCTCAGCGAACTGCGGGGCTGGTTCGAACCGCTCGTCGAAGGCCTGGCGAGCGGTCCGCCGCCGGAACGGATCGAACAGCTGGCCGCACTGGTCCGCGCCGGCCTGGTGCACTTTGTCGGCCCCGATCCCCGTTTCGACGTGGACGAGGCCCGCGGCGTGTTCACGGCCTCCTCGCCGTGGGTGGGCACCGAGTATGCCGCCTCCACCCTGATGGAGGCCATGATGCCGCCCAACCGGGTGGACCGCAGTGTCTCGCCGTTGCTGGCTGGACTGATCCGCGACGGCCTGGCCCGGCCGAAGGTCATGATGTCCGCCGACGGCACCCCCGTGCTGACTCCCGGGCTGGACGTTACCTTGCCGCCGTATCGGGCGGTGGGCGTCAGCGGCGAACCGGTGGAGAACCTGTTTGTGCTGGGGTTGCAGTTGTCCTCGGTCCAGTGGGGAACGGCGATTGCCGCCGAGGCCGGCGCTCCGGCAGCGGAAGGCTCGCGGACGCTGCAGGACGCCGACGCGATTGCCGCTGCAGTGCTGTCCGCTGCCGCGTCCACGGCGGGTTCGGACTCGCGGGCCACGGCCCCGGAACCGTCCGCCGGCCAGGACCAACCTGCCGTGCTGGGCTGA
- a CDS encoding aldehyde dehydrogenase family protein: protein MTTQLESTSLALTDWIPAKQFIGGEWRDGRSEKTLTDTNPFDGSQLMTMQQASREDLNDAYAAAEEAQKDWAARTPNERRAVIARAAEIFEERRDEIIAWLNAESGSTMLKANIEVASAASITREAATFPHRVSGKIMDSDTPNKELRVYRAPLGVVGVISPWNFPLHLSQRSVAPALALGNAVVLKPASDTPVTGALIIAKIFEEAGLPAGVLNAVVGAGSEIGDAFVEHPTPRMISFTGSTPVGKNIGALAATGATLKYTALELGGNSPFVVLADADVDQAVRAAAMGKFLHQGQICMAVNRIIVEDAVYDEFVEKFTAHVKTLNAGDPTDPKNVVGPIINAKQLEGLKTKIETAKSEGARLMIEGEINGQVLSPTVFADVTKDMELAREEIFGPIAGIMRAKDAEDALALANDTDLGLSSAVFTSNLEEGVKFARRIKAGMTHVNDFPVQDEAHIAFGGEKNSGLGRFNGEWAIDEFTTDHTISVQHTPREYPF, encoded by the coding sequence ATGACAACTCAGCTCGAATCGACCTCCCTGGCCCTCACCGACTGGATCCCCGCCAAGCAGTTCATCGGCGGCGAATGGCGCGACGGCCGTTCGGAGAAGACCCTCACGGACACCAACCCCTTTGATGGTTCGCAGCTGATGACCATGCAGCAGGCCTCCCGCGAAGACCTCAATGACGCGTACGCCGCTGCAGAGGAAGCCCAGAAGGATTGGGCGGCCCGGACCCCGAACGAGCGTCGAGCCGTCATCGCCCGCGCCGCAGAAATCTTCGAGGAACGCCGCGATGAGATCATTGCCTGGCTCAACGCCGAATCCGGCAGCACCATGCTGAAGGCCAACATCGAAGTTGCCTCCGCCGCCTCCATCACCCGCGAGGCAGCCACCTTCCCGCACCGTGTGTCCGGCAAGATCATGGACTCGGATACCCCGAACAAGGAACTGCGCGTCTACCGTGCCCCGCTGGGCGTCGTCGGGGTCATCAGCCCCTGGAACTTCCCGCTGCACCTCTCCCAGCGCTCCGTCGCTCCAGCCCTGGCCCTCGGTAACGCCGTCGTCCTCAAGCCTGCCAGCGACACCCCGGTCACCGGCGCCCTCATCATCGCCAAGATCTTTGAAGAGGCTGGCCTGCCCGCAGGCGTACTGAACGCCGTCGTCGGCGCCGGCTCGGAAATCGGCGACGCCTTCGTGGAGCACCCGACCCCGCGGATGATCTCCTTCACCGGCTCGACGCCGGTGGGCAAGAACATCGGCGCCCTGGCCGCAACCGGCGCCACGCTGAAGTACACGGCCCTTGAGCTCGGCGGCAACAGCCCGTTCGTGGTTCTCGCCGACGCCGACGTTGACCAGGCAGTCCGCGCCGCGGCCATGGGCAAGTTCCTGCACCAGGGACAGATCTGCATGGCCGTGAACCGGATCATCGTCGAAGACGCCGTTTACGACGAATTCGTCGAGAAGTTCACGGCGCACGTGAAGACGCTGAACGCCGGCGACCCGACCGACCCGAAGAACGTCGTGGGCCCGATCATCAACGCCAAGCAGCTCGAGGGTTTGAAGACCAAGATCGAGACCGCGAAGTCCGAAGGCGCCCGCCTCATGATCGAAGGCGAAATCAACGGCCAGGTACTTTCCCCGACCGTCTTCGCCGACGTCACCAAGGACATGGAGCTGGCCCGCGAGGAGATCTTCGGCCCGATCGCCGGGATCATGCGCGCCAAGGACGCCGAGGACGCACTGGCACTGGCCAATGACACCGACCTCGGCCTCTCCAGCGCCGTCTTCACCTCCAACCTGGAAGAAGGCGTCAAGTTCGCCCGCCGCATCAAGGCAGGCATGACACACGTCAATGACTTCCCGGTCCAGGACGAGGCGCACATTGCCTTCGGCGGCGAGAAGAACTCCGGCCTCGGCCGCTTCAACGGCGAGTGGGCCATCGACGAATTCACCACGGACCACACCATCAGCGTCCAGCACACTCCGCGGGAATACCCGTTCTAA
- a CDS encoding zinc-binding dehydrogenase, with the protein MKAWQYMGDRKPIQLNEVPEPEPGPTQVIIDVKAAGLCHSDVMYMEVGDAVMPFLPMTQGHENAGVITALGSEVTGFKVGDVVGVCSSGVQPPTGMFTPGGFADKLAADYRDLARVPEGLDISLAALATDAGMTSYHAMIKVGKAAKGMKVGVIGFGGLGQIGARAAVLAGAEVHVAEMKEEAWANAKEAGVASCVKDAAEWVTDPRRGGDFDLIVDYAGFDTTQKAVNAVRRGGKVVQVGLGKPTFTVATNTILGKSIEGSLGGTVADIEEVFDLMLRGEITPGYEEISFDQVGEGLERLKNNQVLGRLVARFGE; encoded by the coding sequence ATGAAAGCTTGGCAGTACATGGGGGACCGCAAACCGATCCAGCTGAACGAAGTCCCGGAACCGGAACCCGGTCCCACACAGGTCATCATTGACGTCAAGGCAGCAGGCCTGTGCCACTCGGACGTGATGTACATGGAGGTCGGCGACGCGGTCATGCCGTTCCTGCCGATGACGCAGGGGCATGAAAACGCCGGCGTGATCACGGCGCTGGGATCCGAGGTGACCGGCTTCAAGGTTGGGGACGTCGTCGGCGTATGCTCCTCCGGAGTCCAGCCGCCTACCGGCATGTTCACTCCCGGCGGCTTCGCGGACAAGCTCGCTGCGGACTACCGCGACCTGGCCCGCGTTCCCGAGGGCCTCGATATTTCCCTCGCTGCCCTCGCCACGGATGCCGGCATGACCTCCTACCACGCCATGATCAAGGTCGGGAAGGCAGCCAAGGGCATGAAGGTCGGCGTGATCGGCTTCGGCGGCCTGGGGCAGATCGGCGCCCGCGCCGCCGTCCTGGCCGGTGCCGAGGTTCACGTGGCTGAGATGAAGGAAGAAGCCTGGGCCAATGCCAAGGAGGCCGGCGTGGCTTCCTGTGTCAAGGATGCCGCGGAATGGGTCACCGACCCACGGCGTGGCGGCGACTTCGACCTCATCGTTGACTACGCAGGTTTCGACACCACCCAGAAGGCCGTGAACGCTGTTCGGCGTGGCGGCAAGGTGGTTCAGGTAGGCCTCGGCAAGCCCACCTTCACGGTGGCGACCAACACCATCCTCGGCAAGTCCATTGAGGGATCCCTTGGCGGCACCGTGGCCGACATCGAGGAAGTCTTCGACCTGATGCTCCGCGGCGAGATCACCCCGGGCTACGAGGAAATCAGCTTCGACCAGGTCGGTGAGGGGCTTGAGCGGCTCAAGAACAACCAGGTGCTGGGGCGCTTGGTGGCCCGCTTCGGCGAATAG
- a CDS encoding DUF2382 domain-containing protein, with the protein MITSEQIDTIMNHGTVEGPNGEKIGSAGDIYLDDESGQPAWVTTKTGLFGSKESFVPLAEATVEGSVVRVPYSKEMVKDAPRVDKDGHLSDQEQDELYSYYSIGTSGTSGTSGTSGTSGQRSSAGSGVGTSSGSGTSSGSGTSSGSGTSSGSGRSSGSGTSGRTESSRGSDHGQVGHDTSGPTTDDAMTRSEEQLHVGKQSRESGRARLRKYVTTENVSKTVPVSHEEARIEREPITDANRGSAMDGPAISEEEHEVTLHAEEPVVEKEAVPVERVRLDTETVTEEATVTEEVSKEQIDMEGEGGSGRGGKRSR; encoded by the coding sequence GTGATCACCAGTGAACAGATCGACACGATTATGAACCACGGAACCGTGGAAGGGCCGAACGGGGAAAAGATCGGCTCGGCAGGCGATATTTACCTGGACGACGAGTCGGGCCAGCCGGCCTGGGTAACCACCAAGACCGGGCTTTTTGGTTCCAAGGAGAGCTTTGTCCCCCTGGCGGAAGCCACGGTTGAGGGATCTGTTGTGCGGGTGCCGTACTCCAAAGAAATGGTGAAGGACGCGCCGCGGGTGGACAAGGACGGACATCTCAGCGATCAGGAGCAGGATGAGCTGTACAGCTACTACTCCATTGGCACCTCCGGTACGTCCGGCACTTCGGGTACTTCCGGTACCTCGGGCCAGCGGAGCTCTGCAGGGTCCGGGGTTGGAACCTCGAGCGGCAGCGGCACCTCGAGCGGAAGCGGCACCTCGAGTGGAAGCGGAACCTCGAGCGGAAGCGGAAGGTCGAGCGGAAGCGGAACCTCCGGCCGGACGGAAAGCAGCCGGGGCTCGGACCACGGCCAGGTGGGGCATGACACTTCCGGCCCCACCACGGATGACGCGATGACCCGCTCCGAAGAGCAGCTCCACGTTGGCAAGCAGAGCAGGGAGTCCGGCAGGGCCCGCCTGCGTAAGTACGTCACCACTGAGAACGTCAGCAAGACGGTTCCGGTCAGCCATGAGGAAGCCCGGATTGAGCGTGAGCCCATCACGGACGCCAACCGTGGCTCCGCCATGGACGGACCCGCCATCAGCGAGGAGGAGCACGAAGTGACCCTCCACGCCGAAGAGCCCGTGGTGGAAAAGGAAGCAGTCCCGGTTGAGCGTGTCCGGCTGGACACCGAAACGGTGACAGAAGAGGCCACCGTCACCGAAGAGGTCAGCAAGGAGCAGATTGATATGGAGGGTGAAGGCGGGAGCGGCCGCGGCGGCAAACGCAGCCGCTGA
- a CDS encoding alpha/beta fold hydrolase, with product MPSILLVHGYPDDHHVFDGVVERLAADRHVITYDTRNAGASRVTGNAADRGSLAPYRLELLVEDLYAVLDATGTRSAHLVGHDWGSIQGWAAIQDPRAQGRILSYTSISGPDLGHFRRWFRTRLRSPRLWPQALFQALRSWYVAAFHVPVLPDAAWRYLLTPRYEKYAGRKIGDSGVRGLQLYRANMFRSGGAVPDGGYAGPVQVIVPLKDPFLSPKLVSGLESRFPRVEIRKVAAGHWWPERSSGDFAAVLDRWMAEHPDGAG from the coding sequence GTGCCCAGTATCTTGCTGGTGCACGGCTACCCGGATGACCACCACGTGTTCGACGGCGTAGTGGAACGCCTGGCTGCCGACCGGCATGTCATCACGTACGACACCCGCAACGCCGGCGCCTCGCGTGTGACAGGAAACGCCGCGGACCGCGGATCCCTGGCGCCCTACCGGCTGGAACTGCTGGTGGAGGACCTCTATGCGGTCCTCGATGCCACCGGAACAAGAAGCGCGCATCTGGTGGGCCACGACTGGGGATCCATCCAGGGGTGGGCGGCGATACAGGACCCGCGGGCGCAAGGCAGGATCCTCAGTTACACCAGCATCTCGGGACCGGATCTGGGACATTTCCGGCGCTGGTTCAGGACCCGGCTGCGCTCACCCCGGCTGTGGCCGCAGGCCCTCTTCCAGGCGCTGCGGAGCTGGTACGTTGCCGCCTTCCACGTGCCGGTCCTGCCCGACGCGGCTTGGAGGTACCTGCTGACTCCGCGCTACGAAAAATACGCCGGCCGGAAAATCGGCGACAGCGGAGTTCGGGGCCTGCAACTATACCGGGCCAATATGTTCCGCTCCGGCGGCGCGGTACCCGACGGCGGCTATGCCGGCCCGGTGCAGGTGATCGTTCCGCTTAAAGACCCGTTCCTTTCGCCGAAGCTGGTCTCCGGCTTGGAAAGCCGTTTCCCCCGGGTGGAAATCCGCAAGGTGGCTGCCGGGCACTGGTGGCCGGAGCGCAGCAGCGGGGACTTTGCGGCCGTGCTGGACCGGTGGATGGCGGAACATCCCGACGGCGCCGGATAG